One segment of Brassica napus cultivar Da-Ae chromosome C3, Da-Ae, whole genome shotgun sequence DNA contains the following:
- the LOC106404402 gene encoding glutathione S-transferase T3-like, with protein MDFNPYMNLNFLDLLQSQQDTSINLESSHVPLFGSQETEASNFKPDSHAESRGRRTWTPTDENVLISAWLNTSKDHVVGNEQRSVAFCKRIATYYSASPKIAECDRRESSQCKQRWHKINDLVGKFCGAFEAATREKISGQNKNDVLKHAHEIFFNNYKKKFTIEHAWKELRHDQKWSDLSSACSQGNSKRQKLDNGLHSACSLADDGTTQPPSVKAAKARGKKQVGDGKELDEFQKMWRIKQEDLVIKEKLSKMKLLDRIMAKQEPLDADEEALKKKLINELLLCN; from the coding sequence ATGGATTTCAATCcatatatgaatttaaattttcttGATCTTCTTCAAAGTCAACAAGATACTAGCATCAATTTAGAATCCTCCCATGTTCCTTTATTTGGGTCCCAAGAAACTGAAGCTTCAAATTTCAAACCAGACAGTCATGCGGAGAGTAGAGGACGCCGCACGTGGACTCCAACAGATGAAAATGTCCTCATTAGCGCCTGGTTAAACACCAGTAAAGACCATGTCGTAGGGAATGAGCAACGGTCGGTTGCTTTCTGTAAAAGGATAGCAACCTACTACTCGGCTAGTCCCAAGATCGCTGAGTGTGACAGAAGAGAGTCATCACAGTGTAAGCAAAGGTGGCACAAGATCAACGACTTGGTGGGCAAGTTTTGTGGAGCTTTTGAAGCAGCAACTCGTGAGAAAATCAGTGGGCAAAACAAGAATGATGTTCTCAAACATGCCCACGAAATCTTCTTCAAcaactacaaaaagaagttcacAATAGAACATGCTTGGAAAGAGCTTAGACATGACCAGAAGTGGTCTGATCTTTCTTCGGCTTGCTCTCAAGGAAATTCCAAAAGGCAGAAGTTAGATAACGGTTTGCACTCAGCCTGCTCTCTAGCTGATGATGGAACGACTCAACCCCCTAGTGTTAAGGCTGCAAAAGCTCGTGGGAAGAAACAAGTAGGCGATGGGAAAGAACTTGATGAGTTTCAGAAAATGTGGAGAATCAAGCAAGAGGATTTGGTTATTAAGGAAAAGCTGTCGAAGATGAAGCTTCTGGACAGAATCATGGCAAAACAAGAACCTCTAGATGCTGATGAAGAAGCTCTGAAGAAGAAGTTAATTAATGAGTTGTTGCTGTGTAATTAG